TAGTAGAAGGATTAAATTGGTCTAACAGATggttttcaaatattaaaattaaatttttaaatgattaaaatgaaacttaaaatgtaaaaaggatatcaaaattattttgattaataaaataaaacagatgCCTTTTTAGTTTGAGTCAAACTTGAAGAAGTATAGGCTATATGTATTCGATCtgtttgacattttttattaatcattttgttctttaaattttagaagATGGGcagatttattttttctacttttaaaaagggtgattaatttttcatatttttaaagtatgaCTTTTAATTTGTGGATATTAAAGAATGGAGACTtcaattagtttaattgaaaaaaaaaatttaacaaatttctaAAGATTTTGATAGAATTACTATATTTgagaaacaaataaatgaacTTGAACAGAGATGGagtaaatgtttatttataacaGTATTAGAATTCTTAAATAAAGTTAAGATAATGTAGAAAATTCATCATTGTTATGTGGCTGAATTATACAAATTGtattgaattattataaaaataaataaataaaagtttgtattttaaaacttaCAGTAAAAAAGAATAGTgctaaataaatgtaaaaaattaggtatgtgaaagaatatttttcattttctaaactGTTGTTTAAACTAAagttatcattatattttaaaaaattacatttctgAAATATGATAACTAAGAAACTTATTCTCAAATATTAACAAATGTTCTATGTtacattttaattcttaaaatattttttaaaattttaaataatttaaattagatataagtaaaaattaaagatattggGTACATTGAAAAAGTAACTTTCAATGTTTTTAAGTGGAATATCACTCATTTGggaattaaaatgtaaaaagtattataaaatgaatgttataaaataaaacataaatatttttcaaatcttgtAATAAAATTCGTCAAACAAAGTGTagtgatatttataaataatatagaacGATATAATGTAACACATTCAGaggaatataatataaaaatagtattaaaaggTGACAGAGAATGAATGTGTGATAGAGGCAAACCGACGTCTTTGTCGTTATTTTCCGTTCTTCTACTCTTCCGTATACAAgtctttttccttgttttcttttaattttttttttttttattctcatctATTTTATAAATCGATTACACCAAGTAGTTGGAGGATTAAAGAGCCTTATTAActgattgaatttttttatttcttttcaatttttttagtgttttaatcatttattttattaacaattaagAAAAGTGATTatctcaaattaatttatttcatattgaatttttgtattgtttcaAAACATTACATTACATTAAGTTTTTAGTGGAGATAGCATTATTTATTAGGATGTGTTTACTTAAAAGAGATTGTTTGAGAAAGAATAGGTAAACGATGAAATTGGTTAGACATTCTTTCTCAAGTTTCTTTGACAACAGCAAGTCATCTTTACATTCAAAAAAGCCTCATAAGCTTGGAAACATATATCCTCTCGGTTACTCTCCATGGAATGGGATAAGAGACTGCAATGCACTATGTGGAATCGATTCCAGCTAAGTGTGGAATCAGTTACGCCCACCACAGAATCAGTTACGGGTATCACTAGAGTTGGTTACAGGTTATTCTTCAAGACTCCATCTTCGATCTTCATTTGAACCTTCATGTTCACCATGGAATCCAGCCACGTGAAGGTGCATCAACCCACCAATGGTCATCGAATGGGATACAACAATTACACGGTTCATGTTAATATGCAAAGGTGGAATTTGTAGAAAGTTGATAGTTATCATTCAATCCTTTCAAATTTTTGTGTTTCATACATGATTAAAAACAACCTTCATCCTACAATTGATAGCCTTGTCTCACCTTGGATTTGAAGTACCTAAAAACATTAGAAAGAGAGGCTAAATagtgttaatgaaaaaaaataattcaacattTCTGATATAGCACTTTTGTCGAGTTATAAGATCTTTCAACTGAGTTGTTAAATGCTTGACTTtacaacaaattttaaacaataaattcttTTCAAGTACTATTCAAAATACATGTTGCAGTGTTTGTAAAGATTTCCTCTTTAATTAGTAATCATTTAGTATAGGAAGCTCTTATATTAACTTAAATCTTGTGTTTAGTTAACTTAATTGTTTTGGAATGAGACATATGGTTTGTATGGATATTGTGAATGTAGTGACTCTTAGGTAGGAAGTACCACATGGATGCGATGTGGTGTTAGGCGATGtattgaaaatgattttgtaaGGACTAGTCTAACACTGCTACTATTAAACTCACATAAAGGTAAATATCTAGTTGTGAAAGTTGAAAGAGGTTCCTACGAAACTTCGATATAAAAAAAGGATCAGACTtcatagttataaaaaatttaccCAGATCATACTTAAGAGAGATTCATGTCCCGATGTGAATCTACAAGTATAGCTCCTGAGAGGCAGGAGTAAGTGCTCACAAATGCAAAATTTCTGAGTTTGCTCAATATATTGATCTTCCAAAAGTAAAGTCAAATGTTTATGTTATGATTGAGCCATGAGAGTTGTGTTGTGATGATTGAGTCGTGAAGATTGTATTATTTGATAGACACTTCATTATTGTTGTTAATTGATCTATAGTTGATGATGACTTGTGTTTGTAAAGTGAATTTTAATGttgaatcaaatttatgatAGAGATGGAAAGATATTGATAAATAGGTGGGTAttaatttgttgattttggATTGATAATGATATTGGTTTATGTAGTATTGCTCAAGTTTCACTAGCTTGACCTTTGctttttatgttgtttgtgAATTGTCCATTTGTGAAGATTATATGGAATACACGAGCATAGGTCCCCACAGGTGATAGTGTGGAGTAGTAGTGAGGCTGCAGACTTTCTAGTTTATCTGTCATGGAAATGTaattataatgtatatataaatttatgcaCCTTTGTATATTACAAGACCCTTAGACAAACTAAAATAGGTCATTTTTAGACAACTTCATATACCCTTAAATAGACTGAaatgggtattttttttttacatttttgtgtgtgtgtgtgtgcgcgtACCCGTTATTGTTCATATGCGTGTTTTTTTGCATGTGTGTTCGTGTGTGTGTGTTCAAAAATGGAATACCCACAACTTACTAATACTTTAGTCCAAATTGACCAAAATGACACACCTTATAGAGTGCAATAATCACAAGGCACATGCACATCACATTTTAAGTTTATCTCaagaaatatcaaaatataaaattctctGCATAATTGAAATCAATACTCACACATTAGTTCATACAAACAAGCACAACCATGCAATCAAAGATTTATAGTTTCTCTTACTTGGAGATTCAAAAGTTGCTCTTAAAAGACTTTAGTTCTCACATGATGCTCTGACTACCATACAAAACTTTGATTAAAGATTATAAATCACCCTCATGACtatgtacaaataaaatttcaccttAAGCTATTTTGAATCACATGCATAGACTGGAGGACCACATGCAACTCGGAACACTAAACTGACTACAAAAGggtataaaagtaaatttactctatttttaactttgattgGTTATATGTGTAAAATTCTTTATGGTCTTTATCTTCAAAGAGATGAAGGACTGAGTCATAAATTTAAAGAGAAGCATAAAGGAGTTTTAAAAAACGATATTTAGAGAGATAgtgtttgtttataaaattaacatcgattaataaaagaaaacattcatAGTCTAacattttaagtaataaaataattgagtttcatttttaaaaactcgGTAccactttttactattttataggTCTTTACATTCCcttggcaaaaaaaaaaattgacttcaAAAATTCACTTATCAGAAAAAATGTGAGATAAGTTATTTGCTCAACTTTCAACTTTCTCATAACTTCTTCTCATGACTTCTTTAAACTTTCATTTGTACGCATAGTTTTTCTTTAAGATGTTTGTTTCaatgatattttattctcaCTAGTTCAACTTTAGTTGAAAGGTCTTTTTTACGTGAATCTTATCAAGTTTCAATGCATGAGAAGGatctaaaacatatatatttcttcaactaaaatatataaaacacaaTATGAAAAATTGTTAGATGGAAAAGTAAAACAATTTCATAAACTATTGAATCAATCATCCTCAAAATGTAATAGGTCTATTAAACTTaagaaataagtttttaaattgaatattttttctcatacaagttgtttgaattaataaatcaaaattggTTGAAAATATCACATGCTACCTAGTAatgtagtaaaataaaaaatataaaaaaaacaaattttattttggaaacctaagttttaagaaattgtaatattacaatattacCAAAACTTAGGTGTTTTGTTGAAGATGACACCTTCAGAAAACGACCAACTAACTAAAGTTTAAATCTTTATGTATTTACCATATTTACCATTGGAGTGTGTTTTACATAGGAATCTAGGATGAAAACTATCGTGGAGAAGTAAAAACTTATAATCacaatattttgattttcaaaaatattagaGATAAAATCTTTAACATattctttcaaatttaattttacaattagttaatttattaaaaatctcATAATTTTGTGAGATTCATTTCTATTTATCATAACACGATTATGCAGTTTCTACttgattttaattaagaaataatggttatttaaaaagtgggattaaagtctttttaatttttcaaaatcgcCAAAACTTTAATGGTACAAAACAATGTTCACCGccaaaaattaaatacaagCAGGACACTCTACCACCTACTATCCACATATTACTAGCAAAAACATGTATGtactttatatattaatgtttttatgataaaatagaaaacgataaatacaattcaaaattttaatataattattattaaaaataaaaatatctattaaaaaattaaaagaaaaatcataataaaacttataaaaaatattgtaattatataataaaaacattttaattttttatatcacaATTACTCATTATTggtaattttcttaaatagaagaaattaaacaatttatttaactatatataagtacaaaaagataaaaaaaaaagtaaacaaatgtgtacaatttttttttcaaaaaatattttcgttTTAATTGCCAACAGATTATTAGGTAGTAGTAAGTAATTTTATGTGGGACTCTTtctcacaaaataaaaaaacaagtaatTATATAACcgaaaaataaaatgcaagtAATAATTATGATATAGGATTCTAcgtcaattaaaaaaaagtgaacagTTGAAAGACATTAAAAGTGTGAATCTCTACCCAACATTTTGTTGGGAATTTAAGTGAGTTAAagtatcatatttttttaattaaatgtataatattgtatatgaaaaacttattaatttattgtttaaaatttttggtaGAAAGTGATGTCAATCTTTTATATAGTTGAGTTCAGATGTCAGTAGTGTTTGTGTCTTTCTAGTGACCTTCTTCTCGATAAATCCAACAGTGATATCAAAGTCGATGATTTGTCTTGATAATCAAGGATCTTAAGATTTTAGGTAAAAAATGGTTCCAATTCCTTATATAATTAGACTCAGATGTTAGTGGTGTTTATatattttcggtgattttttcTCGATAGACACAAcacatttcaataattttatttttatttttattcgtTTCTCAAAAATGTTTGCATCATTATATGCAATAGACCAACTTTTAGAGAAGCgaattttgttctcttttaaCCTAAGAagtttgagagaaaaagaatattgGGAGAGTTATTCAAGCAAGTATGATTAACCCTTTTAATTGTGTTGTGCACGCACTAAAAGTAACAACTTCCACACTTCTTCATTTCATACAATCACAACTTCCTAATGTTATTTATGGCTTTTCAAGTTAAATCAATactatttatttctttataataccggtttatttgaatttaatattagtttaagaTCTggatttataaatatgttaaatataaaaaacctttttaatgattataattttagataTCACAAACAAATTTGCTTCTACTTATAATTTACATATGAAAAAGTAGTAGCATTTGTATTAAtataaagaatgaaagagattaGATTATGAGTGACTTTTATTAAATAGTaatgttaaatatttgtttagttttataaaattaaaattagtttatttatgaaatttgatttaatttagtttttaaattttaaaaatgtgtgaatttattatttttttaattaaattttattaaatttatttgacgttttaaatgtattttataatatttgagttatttcatattttttttaaatactttcaatttttattaaaattaaaaaatcaaaaatatttttaatcttaaataagttacagttgaataattttatattgaatcaGTTAAAAATCTatagttaatttaatatatatatatatatatatatatatatatatatatatatatatataaaatccaCGGTTACGGTTACATTACAAGTTTCTTatgcatatataattttatattaatttaaaattatttgataaagtatgtgatattttattatataatttgattcatTAAAGTTTGGTCATTTGTTCTTTTGAGGAATGATGGTGCTAGTCAACTCGTCATCCCCAGcgtttcaattaattattaagaGAACAGGGACAGTTCGGGAAATTCACctctttatttatgtttaaattcaGCTCTTGctgggattttttttaaaagtactatagaaaaagaaaataaaagattagaTGGACtgaacttttattataaaataaaattaacttaaaatattttgcttTCATGAGAAATTAgatgaaacttttttttctataaaagttcAGTATACAAGGTGATTTTCGTTTATAAAGTAAAAGCCATTTATGTGTTTCAACAACCAGATTATAAATTAGCTGAAAATTGATAACTTAAGTAAAAGCTTCTAATAACTTGTTTAAGAAAATACaagaaaagaagaggttgaACATTGAATACCTAAAatcaatgaataaaaataataataatgcctTAAAGCTTGAAATTGGTTGATTAACAGAATATACGTGAAAGTGTCATATCGAccaaagataaaatcaatttataatgggttttagtctttatattttgggacgattttggttttaatctctctttcaaactaaggtacaatttactctttcaactttagaaaattttgattttagtcatttttatcaaatttttctaactttatttgttgtttcaaatgtgtgtttctcagttaacattgaagcaaaaatgtgtcaaacagtgtaaacaatccaaatattataatgaaatgtgtaaacaatccaaatattataatgaaatgtCTCacttaacattgaagcaaaaatgtgtcaaacaatgtaaacaatccaaatattataatgaaatgtgtttgaaacaacaaataaagttaaaaaaaaaattggtaaaaggaactaaaaccagaattttctaaagttgaagaactaaattgtaccttagtttgaaagagggactaaaaccaaaattgtcccaaaatatacaaatatacggactaaaaacatatttaatccatttataatatataaatggagtGCAGCTTAtaaaccggttttgtgggggacaataattcttttatattataaaaaattaacttataaacaaaagagtttaaattaaaaataaaaatctgaaTATGAAATAATAACTTTCCCAATAACTCTAAAAAGTGCTTGTCGACGGTGACGAAGGATCTTTAGCTTAGCGGTGATCACCAACGAATCTTATCAGGTAATCTAGacttgatttcattcaaacacTGCTTACTTAATTTGATGTCTTTTGctgtattaatgtttttttttctgtcttttttGGTTCATTTAAACACTTGTTTTTGTCTTCATTAATTGGTTTGATTCTGTTGATAATGTTTCTCTTGGTGGTCTGAATTTCTTAACCCTTCTTAGGTTTAAGCAAACTTGCTGTGGTTCATCTCTGCGATATCATTATCTATTATTAACAGTTGGTTATCGCAGCAATATGCTTAGATTGGATTGACGTGTGAGATTGATATGAACAGAACGATTCCTGGTCATTGATAAATTTTCCATTAGAGTCAACTtttgcagtttttttttttttaaattcagatGAGAGGGGGATTTTATAAAATCTAAGtacataaaatcaatttagtttctCTTCCTTGTTGAACAATAAAACATGCTAAACTCAAACCAAAGGGTGAATtggtttgaaaacaaaattgatttttttcaaggtttcaaaaacatgttttttgaatttttttgacaTAATTGGAGTGGGATGCAATGTTAATTACCAAATCAAtctcaaaaaggaaaaaaaaaagacactcAAGATTTTTATGCTAGTGTGATTCTACACAAATCTATATCCTGAGCTAGATTTCTACTAAAGAATAACAAGACAGGTACACCTTAATACCATATGTATAGACACACgaaaacttgaaaaaaacatttcaaaaactACAAAGAAATGGTGATGTTACACACAGTCACCTCAAATCTCACCACATAGGTGAATTACAGTAGAATCAACAAATTTACAAGCAAAAGAATCAGAAATATTTCACCTGAAATttgattttacaataaaaaaccCTATAGCCAATGAATAAACcccttaattttttatcttcttgCAAAACTTGATTTCAGCATTATGAGTACTCTCAAATCCTCTCACTCTCTCGTTCTTCCAatcttaaaatatcaaaaagttgATTTCAAATGAAATAAGAGAGATTCAAGATTTAAAGAAATTTGATGATTATCTTAAAAGTCTAATCAATTAAACTGTTATTTGCAAAGCCCATAAACTGAATGAAACttatattaatcgattaatattagttcTTAATAAGTTAAACGCGAGAGCCAATGTTGTTTACATATCAgatattaattgattatgttaagTACCTAATCCATGTGAAAGTCATACTTTTACCAGTTAttgaattaatcgattatattaggACTTAATGGATTAAATGTGAAGTGAATcgattaatttttaacttaatctgTTAAACTGACAGTTTTTacagttatgttttgaatttcattaaaaaGTGCGTCTAGATTAAGactaattgattattatattgattaagATGTTTAAAGGTTCTTGGCTTTACAGATATGCTAAGACTACAAGACACACACAAAACCTAATGTTAGTCTATATAAGACACACACTTCTACTAAAACCTGCACATCATCAAAAACTGGAGCAATTCCCTTCTTTAAGGCATGGTAATACTGTTTCCTTTTCCTATTTTTCCTGCAAGTGTTTCcctaaaaatttataaacttgtGCCCTTGATTATTTGCACTTTTTAAAATGCCCCCTTTTTTGTGAAAATTCTCCTGTCTTGACTTCAACACTTTGTATGTGTTGACAATGAGGGAAAATTAAGGTGTACAGTAGCACACTAATGGTGCCACAGTGCAATCTTTAACTTGTTAGCTGCTACTGCATTTTTTGAGTGAATGCCAATAATGTTATGTTACCATTGTTTGACAAGGTCCACATTTGTCTGTCTCAATTTGAGGGTTCACATTTCTCTGACTCAAATTTGACATGAATTGATGTAGATTTTGGAAAATTTATATCACAAGCTTGGAAACTGCTTTTATGTTCTTGACATGCAACTGGAATCAGTGTCTGTTCCCTGTTGATGTAGTGTTCATTCAAATCAAAGGGTAATTGGGTGTTTGTTTAATAATGCTTTGTCACTTGAGGTctatagtttttaaatattgataaataagGCTGAAGAAGATGATAAAGAAGGAGAATTCCCGGGTGTTTATGGATGTGTCCATTGATGGGGATCCTGTTAAAAGGATGGTTTTCAAGGTACCTTCTGTTCTTGGTTGTTTGTTTACTGTTTATGCTACAACTTTTGCAATGCTCAACCTAATGATAATTCCCCCTCACAGCTTTTATACAATGTTGCTCCCATGACTGCAGAAAACTTTCGTGCATTATGTACAggtattataaaatttatttgtgtgGGGAATTTCATCATATTTAACATTTGTTTGCTGGACCTCTCTTTTTTCCCTTTCATAATTGGCATTTTCTACCATGATGGTTTCTTAACTATCAAACATGTACTTAGACATGCTTATGTACTTTAATTGCATGGGATTTTGGTTGAAAGTGGATCATTTGCTAAAGGTTGTCTATCTGACCAATGAGTTACCAATTCCTGAATTCTTCCCCTTTTGTATGAAACTTTCATTCTGTGTTCAGGAGAAAAAGGTATCAGTCAAAATACTGGAAAACCACTTCACTACAAGGGTTCTTTCTTCCATCAGATAATAAAAGGTTCTATTGTGAAGGTTTGTTGTTCCATTTATACTTATATCTAGATTGTTATATGGTAGTTGCATGTGTGTCTTGTTGTGGTTGAGCATGGTTTAGTATTGGTCCCATTACCCCCTTGCTGTAGGATACACTGGGTTGATGACCCCGAATGCTTTTCTAGTGATACAGTTTTAAGGTTGTACATCTGAAGTTGTTCATCCTTGTTGTTCTAATAAGCTTCATGAAGCCCACCCTCATTTTGTATGTATTATAGTAGTGTTGTTATGTGTATTAATGGTTGGTTTTGGTTCTACAGGGGGGAGATTTTGTCAATCGAaatggtattttttttctatgtatcCATTGCATCTCAATAAGTTACCTTACCTTATCCATTTTTTTAAGGTTGCAATTTAACACTATCTATGTAATCACATTTctgtatgttttattatttgataatttagtAGTTCAGGTTACCGGCCTATTTCCATTTGAGCACTTTCTGTGACAGTGGttatttcttttcaaagttAATTAGGAACATATAACAAGGTTTTGTTACAAGAACAAAGTTTGGCCTCCTACAGTCTTCTTGATTTCCTGTAACCTTTGCGTGATAATTTCCCATGGTTTGCAGGGACAGGTGGAGAAAGTATATATGGTTCAGAGTTCCCGGGTGAGAAGGCTAAGTCACACTCAAGATCATATTCTGTCATGAATTGTTGTACTATAGTGATTTATCATGATTAATGTAATATGTATCTGTTGATTTGTTTTAGATGAGTCACCTGTGCTGAAGCATGATGCTCCAGGCCTTCTATCAATGGCAATTGCAAACCGTGACACTCTTGGTTCTCATTTTATTATCACCTTGAAAGCCGATCATCATCTTGATGGGTTTGTGTCTCTGGTTAATTTTTGCCACATTTTAGTTCTTAGatgttctatttttattttggggcCATTTTTGCAGGAATCATGTAGTCTTTGGGAAGCTTGTACATGGGCGTGATGTATTAAGGAAAATTGGAGAAATGGGTGATGAAGAAGGGCATCCAActgtaattattaaaatcattacATGTGGCGAATATAGTAAGGGTGAGTGTTACCTCAATCAGCTACAGCCACATGAATAATACTACATTTGGttaaattaaaaaccaaatcTTCCTTGATATTTATAATGCGATTCCTCGTAACACCTCCTTAAACTTTCACTTTGGTCTATCTCCCTCTTTTCATAGGATTGAATACCATACAACTTTCTATTGTACTTGCTCAAGCCATTTGAACCAATTTTCCATCATCTTTTCCTTAACTGGTGTCACAccagtattttttttctctgaaaatgcgagaccataattgtttttaggtttaaacctctttttggtccctaagttatgagagGATTTTCAGTTAATCCCCGCTTTAAAATAGTAAACCTTTGattcataatttataaaaaatgtatcaaatgagtccttttttaacttgaaatactgtttttggttgtttcttaacaactgctacaaatcagagcaatctaaagatgtgacagttgttaagaaacaaccaaaaacagtatttcaagttaaaaaaggactcatttgatacattttttataacttagggaccaaagatttacatttttaaaaacggaaactaaactgaacatccacttataacttaggaactaaaaagaggtttaaaccttgtttttatgttcattttccCTCGTTAATTGAATGTTCCCTATTCCGATCCAATGTTTCACTTTCTACCGAATGTTTGATCTGatgattttaatctttatacTCACAGATAGAAAGAGGGTATATAAATCAAAAATGGGAGAAACCAATAATTACGAAACTCGGAAGAAGGGAAAACATAAGAAATCTTCAAAAGACcgaaggaaaaggaaaagatacTACTCATCTGAATTTGGGAGCTCTTCAGATTGTGACACAGAATCTTTACGATCAGAGGTAAATAAACTGTTctcttttaaaaatacattttttaaacgAAGAAATGTTTTATACAGAGGATCTtagaaatttaaacataaacttTTAAGAACTAATTATTCAATTCCAAATGGCAGGAACTTTGGCAAATGGTTTCAGCAATGTTTGAAGACCAACGGGAAGAGTCATCCGAAGCTTATAATCAAGTAAGACTGGCGATaggaaaaaataagaaatcttcaaaagagagaaggaaatggAGAAAATACTACTCATCTGAATCTTCAGAAGCCgagataaataaatcaaaaatggGAAATAATGGATTTTCTGAGGAGATAAATAAACCAGAAATGGAAACGGATGGGTTTTCTGCGGCACATCATGGGACATTGGATAAGGGAAAACGTTTAAAATACGCAGAAGAGGACCGGGAATGGATAGAAATCTTCTCAGAAAGCTCTTCAGATTATTACAATAAAGTTTCCGCTGACTCAGATATGTCCTCATCATCCGGCATATATTCTTAAACTGATCAAGCAATATGCAAGATATTTATAGTTTGGTCCTATACTGATTGGATGGTTATACGAAGTATTTCTGGTTTACTAAATGCTGAAACTGTTTGAACTTTGTCTTTGTTTAAATTGTGATCTGGTATTGTTTAATCAACTCTGAGAGTTGTT
Above is a genomic segment from Vigna radiata var. radiata cultivar VC1973A chromosome 10, Vradiata_ver6, whole genome shotgun sequence containing:
- the LOC106776182 gene encoding peptidyl-prolyl cis-trans isomerase CYP95 isoform X1; amino-acid sequence: MFLTCNWNQCLFPVDVVFIQIKGLKKMIKKENSRVFMDVSIDGDPVKRMVFKLLYNVAPMTAENFRALCTGEKGISQNTGKPLHYKGSFFHQIIKGSIVKGGDFVNRNGTGGESIYGSEFPDESPVLKHDAPGLLSMAIANRDTLGSHFIITLKADHHLDGNHVVFGKLVHGRDVLRKIGEMGDEEGHPTVIIKIITCGEYSKDRKRVYKSKMGETNNYETRKKGKHKKSSKDRRKRKRYYSSEFGSSSDCDTESLRSEELWQMVSAMFEDQREESSEAYNQVRLAIGKNKKSSKERRKWRKYYSSESSEAEINKSKMGNNGFSEEINKPEMETDGFSAAHHGTLDKGKRLKYAEEDREWIEIFSESSSDYYNKVSADSDMSSSSGIYS
- the LOC106776182 gene encoding peptidyl-prolyl cis-trans isomerase CYP95 isoform X2 — protein: MIKKENSRVFMDVSIDGDPVKRMVFKLLYNVAPMTAENFRALCTGEKGISQNTGKPLHYKGSFFHQIIKGSIVKGGDFVNRNGTGGESIYGSEFPDESPVLKHDAPGLLSMAIANRDTLGSHFIITLKADHHLDGNHVVFGKLVHGRDVLRKIGEMGDEEGHPTVIIKIITCGEYSKDRKRVYKSKMGETNNYETRKKGKHKKSSKDRRKRKRYYSSEFGSSSDCDTESLRSEELWQMVSAMFEDQREESSEAYNQVRLAIGKNKKSSKERRKWRKYYSSESSEAEINKSKMGNNGFSEEINKPEMETDGFSAAHHGTLDKGKRLKYAEEDREWIEIFSESSSDYYNKVSADSDMSSSSGIYS
- the LOC106776182 gene encoding peptidyl-prolyl cis-trans isomerase CYP95 isoform X3, which encodes MYRRKRYQSKYWKTTSLQGFFLPSDNKRFYCEGTGGESIYGSEFPDESPVLKHDAPGLLSMAIANRDTLGSHFIITLKADHHLDGNHVVFGKLVHGRDVLRKIGEMGDEEGHPTVIIKIITCGEYSKDRKRVYKSKMGETNNYETRKKGKHKKSSKDRRKRKRYYSSEFGSSSDCDTESLRSEELWQMVSAMFEDQREESSEAYNQVRLAIGKNKKSSKERRKWRKYYSSESSEAEINKSKMGNNGFSEEINKPEMETDGFSAAHHGTLDKGKRLKYAEEDREWIEIFSESSSDYYNKVSADSDMSSSSGIYS